The window GTGGTTTGCCCGCGGAACCAGTCCGGGTCGCGGCGGCCGACGTCGTTCATGCCGTAGGCCACGATCACCAGGTCGGGGCGTGCGTCGAGCAGCGCGTCGGCGTCGGCGACACCGTTGGCCACGCTCCAACCGGCCACCGCGCGGTTGACGAGCGTCACGTCGGCGGCGGCGTGGACCCGCAGCCAGGCGACGACCAGATCGGCCCACCCGGGCTGCAACGGCGCCGTCGCCGTCGTTGCCGACGCGTCGAGGCCGGTGGCGATGCTGTCGCCGCTGACGGCGACCACGAGACCGCCGGCGGTGCCGAGCCGGGCACGGGTCCGCGGCAGGTGGCCATGGACAACGTCGGGCGCCGGCCCCGGCACGCGCCGGTAGGTGATCTCGACGTCGCGGTCGTGAAACCAGCGACCGGGCCGGTAGAGGAGGTTGATGTCGGGTTGGCCGGTGCGGTGGCGGTACGAGTGTTCGGCTCCGGCGGGCAGGTAGCGGTCGGCATCGAGGATCGGCGGCACGGGCAGGGGCGCGTGGAACCGGATCTCGGTGCTCCCCGCGACGTGCGTGAACCCTCCCGGCGCGACGATCGGGGTTCCCTCGTGCGCCGTCGTCACGGCGACGATCCGCTCGGCCGGATAGGCCAGCCGCGCGCGAGCCTCCGTGCCTGCCGCCACCCCCCGCAGCACGCTGCTCTCGCGGCTGACAACCACCGACGCCCAGGGGGGCGCACGCAGATCGAGGTCGGGAAGCAGCCACGACGCGGCTTCGATCCCCTTCGGGGGGCGCTGGAGTCGCTCGGTGAGTACGCCGGCCCAGAGCCGTGCGGCACCGCGCTGCCCGGGGCCGCTGAAATGCCGGCGCGAGCCCGGCCCACCGCGCATGTCGCCGCGCAGGGTGTCGGTGTCGGGGCCGGCACCGAACCCAGGGAGGACGGCGAGGCGATCGACCGCGGCACGGATCCGCGCTTCGCCGGGCGGATCGTCGTACACGGTCGGATGGTGGGTCGACATGGCGCACAGCCAGGGGGGCTCGAAGCCCCAGCCCCGGACCGCGGCCCCGCGGATCCGGCGCATGGCGGCGACGTAGTCGTCGGTCGAGGTCCCCTCGATGACATCCGATTCCCCCTGCTGCCAAAGCACCGCGCGGAACCGGCCCAGCTCCTTGCCGGCCGTCACGAGGCGCGAGTGGAGCTCCCCGCCGGGCTGCCAGCGCGCCGTCGACGTGCCAACCCAGGCCACGTTGCGAAACCCCACAGGAACCCCGAACGCGCGGACGATTTCGTCGCCAACCGCGGGCCAGATCGAACCGCCGTCGCTGCCGTCGGGGGTCGGCTGGGGGTCGTCGGCAACGCACCACGATCCGTCGCCGCCGCACGCCGCCACGCGCCGCCGGGGATCGCCGACGACGAGACGCTCGTCGTTGGTGTTGGTGGCACACGATTGACCGGCGACGAGCCACACCTCGCCGACCCCGAACGGCTCGACGGCCGCCGTCCGCGGCTCGCCCGGCGCGTCGTCGACCATCGCCTCGAGGCGATACCAGCCCCCGGCCGCGACTGCCACCCGGCCGCGCCGCGCGCCATCCGCCGTCGGCGCGTCGAGATCGACCCGGCTCCAGGCGACATCGGCCTCCGGATCGCTGCAGGGCACCGCACGGATCCGCGCGGAGGCGACACCGGGGGGCACGCCGTCGAGCACGAGCGTGACGATCGCCGAGCCCCGCGACACCGGCTCGGCCGGCGTCGGGCCCGGGGTGAAACGAGTCCGCTGGACCACCTCGTGGGGGCGCGGCTCACGGATCGCCAGCCCCTCCGCCGCCGATCCGTGAGCCGCCGTGGCGGCCGTCAGGAGCAGCGCCCACCGGAACCGTGCCGCCATCGTGCCTCCCGGCGGCGCTCGCCGCGGTCGTGAGCCGGCGCGGCGACGGCACCGGCCGGTCATCGGCGTCAGCCCTTGGCCAAGGGGCGGATGCGGATCTCGCGGAAGTGGACCTCGTCGCCGTGGCCGAGGAACCCGACGTGGCCGGTGGTCCGCTTCAGGCCGGAGTGCTCCTTGCCGTCGAGCGTCGCCTTGCCGTCACGGAACTCGGCGATGTCGGCGTCGACGATCGTCTGGCCGTTGAGGACGACCTTGATCTTCGAGCCCTGGACGGTGACCTCCTGGCTGTTCCACTCACCGGTCGGCTTCAGGGCACCACGCTTCGCGGCGACCACGCCGTAGACCGAGCCGTGCGCCTGCCAGGGGGCGATCGTTTTGTACTTCTCGTGGCCGTCGTCGAGGATCTGCAGCTCCATGCCGACGAACGCGGCGTCACCATCGACGGGCGCCCGGATCCCGAGGCCGTTGTTGGCACCGGGTGTGAGCCGGAAGTCGAAGCGGAGGACGAAGTCGCCGTACTCCCCCGTGGTGAGGAGCTTGCCGCCGGCCCCCTTGCGGCAGCGGATCTCACCGTCGACCACCTCGTAGCCGTTCACGTCCCCCTGCCAGCCGGCGAGGCCCTTGCCGTCGAACAAGGGCGTGAACCCTTCCTCGGCGTGCGACGAGGTCGCGCCACACGCCACCACGACGATCAGCGCCGCAATCCATCGTCCGCCGGTCCGGGGGCTCGTCATCGCATGCTCCTCGGGGGATGAAACAGGCATGGTTTGTACCGCGCGTGCCGATGCGGTGCGACCGCCGCCCCCTCGGGCAACGACCGCACGACCCGCGGCACGGGTGTCAGGGGAGCTCCCGGATCCGCAGGCGCCGAAACTCCACCGGGGCGCCCTCCGACTCCAGGCACAGGTGCCCCTCGGCCGGCTTGCAGCCGGTGCCGCCCGAGACCTCGTGGCCGTTGACCCACAGGCGGACTTCGCCGTCGATCGCGCGGATGTAGTAGTGGTTCCACTCCGGCGTGCCGCGCGAGTGCCGTGCTGAGGGGAAGCTCCGCTTGCCCCCGGGGGCCGCCGGCGGGAACGGCGTCATGTCGGACGAGCCCACCGGAAAGACGTCGCCGTCGGTCGTGAACCAGTCGGCCTTCTTGCCCGACGACTTCTCGTAGCGGCGCGTGTAGCCATGGTCGAGGACCTGGACCTCGATGCCGCCGGGCGGCAACCGCCCCGGGGGGAGGTTTTCGAGCACCGCAGGCGGCGCCCAGAGGAACACGCCGGAATTGCCACCGTCGGTGAGGTGGCGCCATTCGAGCGACATTTCCAGGTTTTTGACCTGTTTCTTCGTGCGGATCACCCCCACGGGGCGGCCGGTGCAGTGGACGAGACCACCGGTCCATGTCCACGTGCCCGGCTCACCGTTGACGTTCTCGAAGTCGTCGGCCCCGAGGTCGCGCCAGCCGGGCCCGGAGCCCTCGAGCGTGGGCAGTTCGCGGAGGCAGACGTTGCGCACGCGCATCGGCGCGCCATGCGTCTGGATCTGGATCGGCCCGGTCGCGGGGAGCGGCTGCCCCTTGGCGAAGAAGTTGGCAAGCGGGGCGTCGTCGACGACGAGCCGGCCGTTGAGGACGACGGCGACGCGGTCGCCCTGCATCCGGATCCGCATCGTGTTCCACTGGCCGGTGGGAGCGTCGGCGCGGACCAGCGGGAACCGCCCGGGAGTGTCGCCGGGGTTGTTCCACAGGCCGCCCGACCCCTTGTCGCCGCCATGCTTGAAATCACGCTCGCAATCCGGATCCCAGATCTGCACCTGGGGATTGCCGCGCAGGTAGATCCCGCTGTCGGCACAGGCGTCGGGCAGCAGCCACTCCAGGTGCAGCTCGAAGTCGCCGTAGTCGCGGTCGGTGGTCAGGAACACCCCTTCTCCGTCGCTGACGATCTCCCCCCCCTCGACCTTCCAGTGACGGGCCAGATCGGCGTTCCACTCCGCCTGCTTGGCGGTCCGGTCGGCGGCGGAGAGCGCTGCCTCGGCGGCGGGATCGAGGTGCGGGCGACCGCGCCAGCCGGCCAGATCGATGCCGTTGAACAGCGGTGTGAACCCCGACGGCACGAGCGGCTGCGGCATCCGCGCCGACTGCCAGGCGAGGAACCGCCACCGCCCCTCCTCGAGGCGCCATGTGGCCAGGTAGGAGAGGACGTTGTCGATCATCCCGGTGGGGGAGTCGACCCGGAACCGGGCCTTGCCCGACTCCAGCGCGATGGTGTCGGTGGGGAACGTGAACGAGCGGTCGAGTGTCTCGATCGCGAGGTACTTGCTCCTCCCCGACGCGATCAGTTCGAGCAACGACGCGCGCGTGTCGACCGAGCCGTTGGAGTGGGCGTAGCGGAGATCGGGGGAGAGGTGGTCGGCCAAGGCCTTCGGGTCTGCCGACACCATCGCGGCAATCCGGGCATCGGCTGCCTGCGTGACCGCCGCCATTCGCGGATCGGCGGATTCCTGCGCTGCGGCGACCACCGCGACGAGGCCGAACACCAGCGGCGCGAACACCGTTCCCCGCGGCACGCGGGAAGCGTCGACGTGGGCCATGGAATCACCCTTTCCGGTGGGGAGCGGCACGCCCTCGGCACCGGGCCCCACGTTGGCGTGGACCCGGATCGTGGACAGAACCGCGAGCGGCAGCCATCGGCCGGCCGGCGGGCAGCCGACCGGTGTTCCATAGCGGGCCTGCGCGGCCCGGTGCTGTCAAGCCCCCGGGGGGGTTGCGAGGTGGTCAACGCAACCCACGCGGCGACTTGAACCGCTCCCCCACCGGCGTTACCTTCTGACACACTTGTGAATCTGGGAAGCTTGGGGCATTTGCACCAAATAAAAGGCGTGGCGTTTCGGGGAAACAGGTTCCCCGGGCTTCGCCGTTCCCCCGATTAACGCCTTTCCCTTCTGGTTGCGAGAGGTCTGCACACCCATGGCACGCCGCCAACTTCCTCCGATCCATCGTCTGCTCGGTGTCATCGACGACTCGCCGAGCCTCCCCGGCAAGGGGGCAGTGGGCGACGCCTGGTTCGAAGAGGCAGCCGGCATCCTCTGGATCTGGGACGACGCGCACTCCAAGTGGGTGGACCTCGGTCGCCTCCACAAGGCCTCCCCGGGTCTGATCGCCAGCCTCGGTGAAGCGTTTGGCTTCGGCGGCGCGAGCGAAGGAGCCGCTGTCGCGGG is drawn from Planctomycetota bacterium and contains these coding sequences:
- a CDS encoding DUF1080 domain-containing protein, with translation MAHVDASRVPRGTVFAPLVFGLVAVVAAAQESADPRMAAVTQAADARIAAMVSADPKALADHLSPDLRYAHSNGSVDTRASLLELIASGRSKYLAIETLDRSFTFPTDTIALESGKARFRVDSPTGMIDNVLSYLATWRLEEGRWRFLAWQSARMPQPLVPSGFTPLFNGIDLAGWRGRPHLDPAAEAALSAADRTAKQAEWNADLARHWKVEGGEIVSDGEGVFLTTDRDYGDFELHLEWLLPDACADSGIYLRGNPQVQIWDPDCERDFKHGGDKGSGGLWNNPGDTPGRFPLVRADAPTGQWNTMRIRMQGDRVAVVLNGRLVVDDAPLANFFAKGQPLPATGPIQIQTHGAPMRVRNVCLRELPTLEGSGPGWRDLGADDFENVNGEPGTWTWTGGLVHCTGRPVGVIRTKKQVKNLEMSLEWRHLTDGGNSGVFLWAPPAVLENLPPGRLPPGGIEVQVLDHGYTRRYEKSSGKKADWFTTDGDVFPVGSSDMTPFPPAAPGGKRSFPSARHSRGTPEWNHYYIRAIDGEVRLWVNGHEVSGGTGCKPAEGHLCLESEGAPVEFRRLRIRELP
- a CDS encoding DUF1080 domain-containing protein; this encodes MPVSSPEEHAMTSPRTGGRWIAALIVVVACGATSSHAEEGFTPLFDGKGLAGWQGDVNGYEVVDGEIRCRKGAGGKLLTTGEYGDFVLRFDFRLTPGANNGLGIRAPVDGDAAFVGMELQILDDGHEKYKTIAPWQAHGSVYGVVAAKRGALKPTGEWNSQEVTVQGSKIKVVLNGQTIVDADIAEFRDGKATLDGKEHSGLKRTTGHVGFLGHGDEVHFREIRIRPLAKG